The following are encoded in a window of Syngnathus scovelli strain Florida chromosome 4, RoL_Ssco_1.2, whole genome shotgun sequence genomic DNA:
- the glceb gene encoding D-glucuronyl C5-epimerase B, with the protein MRCLAARVNYKTLIVICALFTLISVLLWNRCTSNTSLHFLPRTALVGPSPKESSQQHPPQPPEPPPVVGGIKHEEIDCQINDESTIKCRREGGDIYMPFSWMEKYFEVSGRVVQYDGYERFEFQQSYSKVYAQREPYHPNGVFMSFEGYNVEVRDRVKCISGVEGVPLSTQWGPQGYFYPIQVAQYGLSHYSKNLTERPPHLVVYDTAEERDSRASVATWSVPKGCSFSRVQDKSRATSVRQFSTPESEAVSLLIDNTKDFILSLDIKFTSNGSLSVILETTEKGSPFTIHYVTNTQLIAFKDREITYGIGPRTTWSTLMRDLLTDFRKGVGLSNTKAVKATKIMPKRVVRLLLQGRGFVDNVTVSTTAHMTAFFAASDWLKRNQDERGGWPIMITRKLGDGFRPLDPGWYSAMAQGQAMSTLVRAYLVTKDRTYLNAALKAVGLYKVPSAQHGVKAVFMNKYDWYEEYPTSPGNFVLNGFIYSLLGLYDLSETAGETLGKEARQLFSRGMESLKAMLPLYDTGSGSIYDLRHFILGTAPNLARWDYHTTHINQLQLLASIDNSPLFKDVVKRWKGYLKGNRAKHN; encoded by the exons ATGCGTTGCCTGGCAGCTCGAGTCAACTATAAGACCCTTATTGTTATCTGCGCTCTTTTCACACTCATCTCGGTGTTGCTGTGGAATCGCTGCACTAGTAACACCTCCCTCCATTTTTTGCCTCGAACCGCATTGGTGGGACCAAGtcccaaggaaagcagccaacaACACCCTCCACAACCTCCGGAACCTCCACCTGTTGTCGGTGGCATCAAGCATGAGGAAATTGACTGCCAGATCAATGATGAATCCACGATCAAATGCCGCCGTGAGGGGGGCGATATCTATATGCCCTTCAGTTGGATGGAAAAATACTTTGAGGTGTCTGGCAGAGTGGTGCAGTATGATGGCTATGAACGCTTTGAGTTTCAACAAAGTTACTCAAAGGTTTATGCCCAACGGGAGCCATATCACCCAAATGGAGTCTTTATGTCTTTTGAGGGCTACAATGTGGAGGTCCGTGACCGAGTGAAATGCATCAGTGGAGTGGAAG GTGTGCCTCTGTCTACTCAGTGGGGTCCTCAGGGCTACTTCTATCCCATCCAGGTTGCCCAGTATGGCTTGAGTCATTACAGCAAAAACCTAACCGAGCGTCCACCCCACCTGGTGGTGTATGATACAGCCGAGGAGAGAGATAGCCGAGCCAGCGTGGCAACATGGAGTGTGCCCAAGGGCTGCAGTTTCAGCCGTGTCCAGGACAAGAGCCGAGCTACTTCAGTTCGCCAGTTCAGTACCCCAG aGTCAGAGGCAGTGTCACTCCTTATAGATAACACCAAAGACTTCATCCTCAGCTTGGACATCAAGTTCACCTCCAACGGCAGCTTGTCTGTGATCCTTGAGACTACAGAGAAAGGCTCGCCCTTCACCATCCACTACGTTACCAATACGCAACTCATCGCCTTCAAAGATCGTGAAATCACCTACGGCATAGGGCCCCGAACCACGTGGAGCACCCTGATGCGTGACCTCCTTACAGATTTTAGGAAAGGCGTTGGCTTGTCTAACACCAAGGCTGTCAAAGCCACTAAG ATCATGCCCAAGCGAGTTGTGCGATTACTTTTGCAAGGACGGGGATTTGTTGACAACGTCACTGTCTCCACGACTGCCCACATGACCGCCTTCTTTGCCGCCAGCGACTGGCTAAAGCGGAACCAGGACGAACGTGGCGGCTGGCCCATCATGATCACACGTAAATTGGGTGACGgcttccggcctcttgaccctgGCTGGTACTcggcaatggcccaaggccaggccATGTCCACCCTTGTGAGGGCCTACCTCGTCACCAAGGACCGCACTTACCTCAACGCTGCGCTGAAGGCAGTCGGACTTTATAAGGTGCCGTCGGCGCAGCACGGGGTCAAGGCTGTATTCATGAACAAATATGACTGGTACGAAGAGTATCCCACCTCACCGGGTAACTTTGTCCTCAACGGCTTCATCTACTCCCTGCTGGGACTCTACGATTTGAGTGAGACAGCTGGTGAAACGCTGGGCAAGGAGGCCAGGCAGCTGTTTAGCCGCGGCATGGAGTCACTGAAGGCCATGCTGCCGCTCTATGACACCGGGTCGGGGAGCATCTATGACCTGCGCCACTTCATTTTGGGCACTGCGCCCAACTTGGCTCGCTGGGACTACCATACCACGCACATTAACCAGCTCCAGCTGCTGGCATCAATAGATAACTCTCCGCTCTTCAAGGATGTGGTGAAGCGCTGGAAAGGCTACTTGAAAGGCAATCGCGCTAAGCACAACTAG